The following are from one region of the Haemophilus parainfluenzae genome:
- the trpA gene encoding tryptophan synthase subunit alpha → MSRFETKFAELAAKKEGAFVPFVTLCDPTFDRSFEIICTLVENGADALELGFPFSDPLLDGPVIQAANNRALNAGHSTEDSFKLLAKVRSKYPEIPISLLLCANLIFAKGLDNFYQRCAEVGVDAVLVADIPLLAKEDYVQAAKKHGIQPVFICPPNADAKTVQGVAENSEGYTYLVSRAGVTSAENQAHAANLDTLVEQLKAHKAPPILQGFGIAQPTQVKEALQLGATGAISGSATVKIIERNLDNQAQCLSELAEFVRNMKAATK, encoded by the coding sequence ATGAGCCGTTTTGAAACTAAATTTGCAGAACTTGCAGCAAAAAAAGAAGGGGCTTTTGTACCTTTCGTGACATTATGCGATCCAACATTTGATCGCTCTTTTGAGATTATTTGCACGTTAGTCGAAAATGGCGCAGATGCTTTGGAATTAGGCTTTCCATTTTCGGATCCGTTATTAGACGGTCCCGTTATCCAGGCAGCTAATAACCGTGCTCTCAATGCGGGCCATAGCACTGAGGATAGCTTTAAATTACTCGCTAAAGTGCGGTCAAAATATCCAGAAATTCCGATTAGCTTACTCCTTTGTGCAAATTTAATTTTTGCAAAAGGATTAGATAATTTCTATCAACGTTGTGCAGAAGTCGGCGTAGATGCGGTTTTAGTGGCAGATATTCCACTATTGGCAAAAGAAGACTATGTTCAAGCTGCTAAAAAGCATGGCATTCAACCTGTCTTTATTTGCCCACCAAATGCGGATGCCAAAACGGTACAAGGTGTTGCTGAAAACAGCGAAGGCTATACCTATTTAGTTTCTCGTGCAGGTGTAACAAGTGCAGAAAATCAAGCGCACGCAGCGAACTTAGATACACTCGTAGAGCAACTTAAAGCCCACAAGGCTCCACCAATTCTACAAGGTTTTGGTATTGCTCAACCTACTCAAGTAAAAGAGGCTCTTCAACTTGGTGCAACAGGCGCAATTTCAGGATCCGCGACAGTAAAAATCATTGAGCGAAACTTAGATAATCAGGCTCAATGCTTATCTGAACTTGCCGAGTTTGTTCGTAATATGAAAGCAGCAACAAAATAA
- the rplM gene encoding 50S ribosomal protein L13 yields the protein MKTFVAKPETVKRDWYVVDATGKTLGRLATELARRLRGKHKAEYTPHVDTGDYIIVINADKVAVTGRKETDKLYYWHTGYVGGIKQATFKEMIARRPEAVIEIAVKGMLPKGPLGRAMFRKLKVYAGAEHQHAAQQPQVLDI from the coding sequence ATGAAAACTTTTGTAGCAAAACCGGAAACAGTAAAACGTGACTGGTATGTGGTAGATGCGACAGGTAAAACTTTAGGTCGTTTAGCTACTGAATTAGCACGCCGTCTTCGTGGTAAACACAAGGCTGAGTACACTCCACACGTAGATACTGGTGATTACATCATCGTTATCAACGCAGACAAAGTGGCAGTAACTGGTCGTAAAGAAACAGATAAACTTTACTACTGGCACACTGGCTATGTAGGTGGTATCAAACAAGCGACTTTCAAAGAAATGATCGCTCGCCGTCCTGAAGCGGTGATTGAAATTGCGGTTAAAGGTATGTTGCCAAAAGGTCCATTAGGCCGTGCAATGTTCCGTAAATTAAAAGTGTATGCGGGTGCAGAACACCAACACGCAGCACAACAACCACAAGTATTAGACATTTAA
- the metF gene encoding methylenetetrahydrofolate reductase, producing the protein MSYANEINTLNQHLADTNKKINVSFEFFPPKNEKMESMLWDSIHRLKVLNPKFVSVTYGANSGERDRTHSIVKAIKAETGIEAAPHLTGIDATPEELKEIAKDYWDSGIRRIVALRGDEPKGYAKKPFYAADLVELLRSVADFDISVAAYPEVHPEAKSAQADLINLKRKIDAGANHVITQFFFDIDSYLRFRDRCASIGIEAEIVPGILPVTNFKQLQKMASFTNVKIPAWLAKAYEGLDDDPTTRNLVAASVAMDMVKILSREGVNDFHFYTLNRSELTYAICHTLGHRPTTNP; encoded by the coding sequence ATGAGCTACGCAAACGAAATTAACACTTTAAATCAACATCTTGCTGATACTAACAAAAAAATTAATGTCTCCTTTGAATTCTTTCCGCCTAAAAATGAAAAAATGGAAAGCATGCTTTGGGATTCCATTCATCGCTTAAAAGTATTAAATCCTAAATTTGTTTCCGTCACCTATGGTGCAAACTCTGGAGAACGTGATCGTACACATAGCATCGTGAAAGCCATTAAAGCAGAAACAGGTATAGAAGCTGCACCACATTTAACGGGTATTGATGCCACACCTGAAGAATTAAAAGAAATTGCAAAAGATTATTGGGATAGCGGTATTCGTCGCATTGTAGCTTTACGCGGTGATGAGCCAAAAGGCTATGCGAAGAAACCTTTCTATGCGGCTGATTTAGTTGAACTACTCCGCTCCGTAGCTGATTTTGATATCTCAGTTGCAGCATATCCTGAGGTTCACCCTGAAGCAAAATCAGCACAAGCAGATTTAATCAATTTGAAACGTAAAATTGATGCGGGCGCTAATCATGTCATTACTCAATTCTTCTTTGATATTGATAGTTATCTTCGCTTCCGAGACCGCTGTGCATCCATTGGTATTGAGGCTGAAATTGTTCCGGGTATTCTACCTGTCACTAACTTCAAACAACTTCAAAAAATGGCATCATTTACGAATGTAAAAATTCCAGCATGGTTGGCTAAAGCATATGAAGGATTAGATGATGATCCTACTACTCGTAATCTCGTCGCGGCGAGTGTGGCAATGGATATGGTAAAAATCCTTTCTCGTGAAGGCGTGAATGACTTCCACTTCTACACATTAAATCGTAGTGAACTCACTTATGCGATTTGCCACACATTAGGGCATCGTCCTACAACAAATCCATAA
- a CDS encoding aminodeoxychorismate/anthranilate synthase component II: MANILFLDNFDSFTYNLVDQFRVLGHNVKIYRNDTNLEQVVQKALNTPDTILALSPGPGTPAEAGILLPLIERLKNDVPIIGICLGHQALIQAFGGEVVHAGEVLHGKVSRIQHDNQAMFKDIANPMPVARYHSLMGKNLPDEFIVNADYNGIVMAIRHKTLPICAFQFHPESILTVQGSKLLQQSVEWLLNRD; this comes from the coding sequence ATGGCTAATATTCTCTTTTTAGATAATTTTGATTCATTCACTTATAACTTAGTGGATCAATTCCGTGTGCTTGGGCATAACGTAAAAATTTATCGTAATGACACCAATTTAGAACAAGTGGTGCAAAAGGCATTAAATACACCTGATACAATTCTTGCGCTTTCTCCAGGACCAGGTACCCCGGCAGAAGCTGGGATCTTACTCCCCCTCATTGAACGTTTAAAAAATGATGTGCCAATTATTGGTATTTGCTTAGGCCATCAAGCGCTTATTCAAGCCTTTGGTGGGGAGGTTGTACATGCAGGCGAAGTATTACATGGTAAAGTATCGCGCATTCAACACGATAACCAAGCCATGTTTAAAGATATTGCCAACCCAATGCCTGTGGCTCGTTATCACTCTTTGATGGGTAAAAATCTGCCTGACGAATTTATTGTCAATGCCGATTACAATGGTATCGTGATGGCAATTCGTCATAAAACCTTGCCAATTTGTGCTTTCCAATTCCACCCAGAAAGTATCCTTACTGTGCAAGGTTCCAAATTATTACAACAATCTGTGGAATGGTTATTAAACAGAGATTAA
- a CDS encoding C40 family peptidase gives MNKIKCAFLVAGSFLLFACSSGVREEYAMNYKGQIGDPIIAIAMLSEQQYEWAGTPYVLGGQSRGGIDCSGFVQKTFIDRFNINLPRTTKDQAGYGKLIRKEDIQTGDLIFFKTGRGPNGYHVGIYVKEDKFLHASTKGGVIYSSMNSPYWKKAFWQVRRV, from the coding sequence ATGAATAAGATTAAATGTGCTTTTTTAGTCGCAGGAAGTTTTTTGCTTTTTGCTTGTTCAAGTGGTGTTCGTGAAGAATATGCTATGAACTATAAAGGTCAGATTGGAGATCCGATTATAGCGATTGCCATGTTAAGTGAACAACAATACGAATGGGCGGGTACACCTTATGTGTTAGGTGGGCAGTCTCGTGGTGGTATTGATTGTTCTGGTTTTGTGCAAAAAACCTTTATTGATCGTTTTAATATCAACCTTCCTCGAACTACGAAAGATCAAGCAGGTTACGGAAAACTTATTCGTAAAGAAGATATCCAAACAGGCGATTTAATTTTCTTTAAAACGGGACGCGGACCAAATGGCTATCATGTGGGGATTTATGTGAAAGAAGATAAATTTTTACACGCTTCAACTAAAGGTGGTGTGATTTATTCTTCGATGAATAGCCCTTATTGGAAAAAAGCTTTTTGGCAAGTTAGACGAGTATAG
- the sspA gene encoding stringent starvation protein SspA: MSNASSKRSVMTLFSNKNDIYCHQVKIVLAEKGVAYENEEVDLQALSEDLMELNPYGTLPTLVDRDLVLFSSRIIMEYLDERFPHPPLMPVYPVSRAKSRLLMLRIEQDWYPTLEIAEKGTEVEREEALKQLKEELLAVSVIFQQTPYFMSEEFGLVDCYVAPLLWKLRNMGVEFSGTGSKAIKVYMDRVFSRDSFLQSVGEAAPKNLMDDK; the protein is encoded by the coding sequence ATGTCCAATGCATCAAGTAAACGTTCAGTAATGACTCTTTTTTCAAATAAAAATGACATTTACTGCCATCAGGTAAAAATTGTTTTAGCTGAAAAAGGTGTTGCTTACGAAAACGAAGAAGTTGATCTGCAAGCATTATCAGAAGATTTAATGGAATTAAATCCTTACGGCACATTACCAACCTTGGTGGATCGTGATTTAGTGTTATTCAGCTCACGCATTATTATGGAATATCTTGATGAGCGTTTTCCACATCCTCCACTTATGCCAGTTTATCCGGTTTCTCGTGCGAAAAGCCGTCTTTTAATGTTACGTATCGAACAAGATTGGTACCCAACATTAGAAATTGCTGAAAAAGGCACAGAAGTTGAACGTGAAGAAGCGTTAAAACAGTTAAAAGAAGAGTTGTTAGCGGTATCAGTTATCTTCCAACAAACCCCTTATTTTATGAGTGAAGAGTTTGGCTTAGTCGATTGCTATGTTGCACCATTATTATGGAAATTACGCAATATGGGTGTTGAATTTAGCGGTACAGGAAGCAAAGCAATCAAAGTCTATATGGATCGTGTATTTAGCCGTGATTCATTCTTACAATCTGTAGGTGAAGCAGCACCTAAAAATTTAATGGATGATAAATAA
- the trpB gene encoding tryptophan synthase subunit beta, giving the protein MSETLLNPYFGEFGGMYVPEILVPVLQQLEKAFVEAKDDPEFQREFQDLLKNYAGRPTALTLCRNLTKGTKAKIYLKREDLLHGGAHKTNQVLGQILLAKRMGKTRIIAETGAGQHGVATALACAMLDMPCRVYMGAKDVERQSPNVFRMRLMGAEVIPVQKGSCSLKDACCEAMRDWSANYENTHYLLGTAAGPHPFPTIVREFQKMIGEETKRQILEKEGRLPDAVIAAVGGGSNAIGMFSDFIDEKGVRLIGVEPAGHGIESGEHGAPLGHAKVGIYFGMKSPLMQTEDGQVEESYSISAGLDFPSVGPQHAYLQSIGRAEYPSITDDEALNAFQALAKHEGIIPALESSHALAHALKMIHQEPNKEQILVVNLSGRGDKDIFTVDKVLKEKGMQ; this is encoded by the coding sequence ATGTCAGAAACCCTTTTAAATCCTTATTTCGGTGAATTTGGCGGAATGTATGTACCGGAAATTCTCGTACCGGTGCTGCAACAGCTAGAAAAAGCCTTTGTTGAAGCAAAAGACGATCCTGAATTCCAACGTGAATTTCAAGATTTACTTAAAAATTATGCGGGCAGACCAACCGCACTTACCCTTTGCCGTAATTTAACCAAAGGAACAAAAGCAAAAATTTATTTGAAACGTGAAGATTTACTTCATGGTGGTGCCCATAAAACCAATCAAGTATTGGGTCAAATTTTATTAGCAAAACGCATGGGGAAAACGCGCATTATCGCCGAAACCGGTGCCGGCCAACATGGCGTGGCAACCGCTCTTGCTTGTGCAATGTTAGATATGCCTTGCCGTGTTTATATGGGAGCTAAAGACGTGGAACGTCAATCCCCTAACGTATTCCGCATGCGTTTAATGGGTGCGGAAGTAATCCCTGTACAAAAAGGTTCTTGCTCATTGAAAGATGCATGCTGTGAAGCAATGCGTGATTGGTCAGCTAACTATGAAAACACCCATTATTTATTGGGTACCGCAGCAGGTCCTCATCCATTCCCAACCATTGTACGTGAATTCCAAAAAATGATTGGTGAAGAAACCAAACGTCAAATCTTAGAAAAAGAAGGTCGCTTACCGGATGCTGTCATCGCGGCAGTTGGTGGTGGTTCCAATGCGATTGGTATGTTTAGTGATTTTATTGATGAAAAAGGCGTACGCTTAATTGGTGTGGAACCTGCGGGTCATGGTATCGAAAGTGGTGAACATGGTGCACCATTAGGCCATGCAAAAGTAGGTATTTATTTCGGTATGAAATCACCTTTAATGCAAACTGAAGATGGTCAAGTGGAAGAATCCTACTCTATTTCTGCTGGATTAGACTTCCCTTCTGTTGGGCCTCAACATGCTTACTTGCAAAGTATTGGTCGTGCAGAATACCCAAGTATTACAGATGATGAAGCATTAAATGCTTTCCAAGCGTTAGCAAAACATGAAGGGATTATTCCTGCATTGGAAAGTTCCCACGCATTAGCACATGCACTAAAAATGATTCATCAAGAACCGAATAAAGAACAAATTTTAGTGGTGAATCTCTCTGGTCGTGGTGATAAAGATATTTTCACCGTAGATAAAGTTTTAAAAGAAAAAGGAATGCAATAA
- the rpsI gene encoding 30S ribosomal protein S9: protein MAENQNYGTGRRKSSSARVFIKPGSGKITINQRELDVYFGRETARMIVRQPLELVELTDKLDLYITVKGGGISGQAGAIRHGITRALMEYDETLRPALRAAGFVTRDARRVERKKVGLHKARRRPQYSKR from the coding sequence ATGGCAGAGAATCAAAACTACGGCACTGGTCGCCGCAAAAGCTCTTCAGCTCGTGTATTTATCAAACCGGGCAGTGGTAAAATCACTATCAACCAACGTGAATTAGACGTATATTTCGGTCGCGAAACAGCTCGTATGATCGTACGTCAACCGTTAGAATTAGTGGAATTAACTGATAAATTAGACCTATACATCACTGTTAAAGGTGGTGGTATTTCTGGTCAAGCGGGTGCAATCCGTCACGGTATCACTCGTGCATTAATGGAATATGATGAGACTTTACGTCCTGCTCTTCGTGCAGCTGGCTTCGTTACTCGTGACGCACGTCGCGTTGAACGTAAAAAAGTTGGTTTACACAAAGCACGTCGTCGTCCACAATACTCCAAACGTTAA
- a CDS encoding SDR family oxidoreductase: MQRTALVTGATAGFGAAICRTLIENGYRVIGTGRRVARLEQLQQELGENFHFLAFDISDRQATEDTFHSLPSTWQSIDLLVNNAGLGLGLESADKASLDDWMQMIDTNIKGLVTITRLVLPQMVERNSGHIINLGSIAGTYPYPGGNVYGGTKAFIKQFSLNLRADLAGTQIRVTNVEPGLCGGTEFSNVRFKGDDARAEKLYENVEYVSPQDIANIVLWLNQQPEHVNINRIEVMPTAQTFAPLNVARIQK, translated from the coding sequence ATGCAAAGAACAGCGTTAGTAACCGGCGCAACTGCCGGATTTGGTGCGGCAATTTGTCGCACACTTATTGAAAATGGTTATCGTGTGATTGGCACAGGGCGCCGCGTAGCTCGTTTAGAACAATTACAACAAGAATTAGGTGAAAACTTCCACTTTCTTGCCTTTGATATTTCAGATCGCCAAGCAACAGAAGATACTTTCCATTCCCTTCCCTCTACTTGGCAATCCATTGATTTATTGGTGAATAATGCAGGTTTAGGATTAGGCTTAGAAAGTGCAGATAAAGCGAGTTTAGACGATTGGATGCAAATGATTGATACCAATATTAAAGGTCTCGTCACCATCACTCGTCTTGTGTTACCACAAATGGTAGAACGAAATTCAGGTCATATTATTAATTTAGGCTCAATTGCTGGTACTTATCCTTATCCAGGTGGCAATGTATACGGTGGCACTAAAGCTTTTATTAAACAATTTAGTTTAAATCTTCGTGCTGATCTTGCAGGCACACAAATTCGCGTGACCAATGTTGAGCCTGGTCTTTGTGGTGGAACTGAATTTTCGAATGTTCGCTTTAAAGGTGACGATGCCCGAGCAGAAAAACTCTATGAAAATGTGGAATATGTCAGTCCACAAGATATTGCTAATATTGTGTTATGGCTCAATCAACAACCTGAACATGTCAATATTAATCGCATTGAAGTGATGCCTACTGCACAAACCTTTGCACCACTTAATGTCGCAAGAATTCAAAAATAA
- a CDS encoding ClpXP protease specificity-enhancing factor, translating to MSHTPSPKRPYLLRAYYDWLVDNDFTPYLVVNANYYGTNVPVEYVKDGQIVLNLSAGATGNLQLTNDFIQFNARFQGVARELYIPMGAALAIYARENGDGVMFEPEEIYDELNREPTSEQPLSFAEAVDKPKAEKKPQKSVSHLRIVD from the coding sequence ATGAGCCACACACCTTCTCCAAAACGCCCTTATTTACTAAGAGCCTATTATGATTGGCTAGTGGATAACGATTTCACCCCATATTTAGTGGTGAATGCTAATTATTATGGTACCAATGTGCCTGTAGAATACGTGAAAGATGGGCAAATCGTCTTAAATCTTTCAGCGGGGGCGACTGGGAATTTGCAATTAACCAATGATTTTATTCAGTTTAATGCACGTTTCCAAGGTGTGGCTCGTGAGTTATATATTCCGATGGGTGCCGCTTTAGCCATTTATGCACGTGAAAATGGTGATGGCGTGATGTTTGAGCCAGAAGAAATTTACGATGAACTCAATCGTGAGCCGACATCAGAACAGCCATTAAGTTTTGCTGAAGCGGTAGATAAGCCTAAAGCTGAAAAAAAACCACAGAAATCAGTATCTCATTTACGAATTGTGGATTAA
- a CDS encoding integration host factor subunit alpha, with the protein MATITKIDITEYLLDKYQLQKAEAKALVEDFFEEIRLSLESGGEVKLSGFGNFELRNKASRPGRNPKTGESIPVSARRVVAFKPGQKLRARVENTKPKQ; encoded by the coding sequence ATGGCAACGATTACAAAAATTGATATTACTGAATACTTATTAGATAAGTATCAATTACAAAAAGCGGAAGCTAAAGCATTAGTGGAAGACTTTTTTGAGGAAATTCGTTTATCGTTAGAATCTGGTGGTGAAGTGAAATTATCCGGTTTTGGTAATTTTGAACTTCGTAATAAAGCTTCCCGTCCAGGGCGTAATCCAAAAACAGGTGAAAGCATTCCTGTTTCTGCGCGCCGTGTAGTGGCATTCAAGCCAGGGCAGAAATTACGTGCTCGCGTGGAAAATACCAAGCCAAAACAATAG
- the trpD gene encoding anthranilate phosphoribosyltransferase, which translates to MQTAQLLEQLYNGKTLNKEESAVIFNAIMQGELNNEQIAAMLIALKVRGATIDELSGAVSASLQNAKAFPRPDYPFADIVGTGGDGQNTINISTASAIVAASMGAKVAKHGNRSVSSKSGASDVLTALGVNVNVTPEQARQALDDIGVCFLFAQQYHSGFKHVAPVRAALKTRTLFNILGPLINPARPTYHLLGVYAPELVKTYAETAIALGHQHTFVVHGAGLDEVAVHGETQVAEIKNGKIDYFTLTPEDFGLKTQSLESLRGGEPQENAQYLTALLQGKGKAEHANAVAANVALLLKLFGHDDLKQNVQHVLAHLTSGKAFETLQHLTRY; encoded by the coding sequence ATGCAAACGGCTCAATTATTAGAACAACTTTACAACGGAAAAACACTTAACAAAGAAGAAAGTGCGGTCATTTTTAATGCTATTATGCAAGGCGAACTGAATAACGAACAAATCGCTGCCATGCTGATTGCGTTAAAAGTACGTGGTGCAACTATCGATGAATTAAGTGGTGCGGTATCGGCATCCTTGCAAAATGCCAAAGCATTCCCTCGCCCTGACTACCCTTTTGCAGATATTGTGGGAACGGGGGGGGATGGTCAAAACACCATTAATATCTCTACCGCTAGCGCCATTGTTGCAGCCTCTATGGGTGCTAAAGTGGCTAAACACGGTAACCGCAGCGTATCAAGCAAATCCGGTGCCAGTGATGTATTAACCGCACTCGGTGTGAATGTCAACGTCACACCAGAACAAGCTCGTCAAGCACTTGACGACATTGGGGTATGTTTCTTATTTGCTCAACAATATCACAGTGGGTTTAAACATGTCGCCCCTGTTCGTGCAGCATTAAAAACGCGTACGCTGTTTAATATTTTGGGTCCATTAATTAACCCTGCTCGCCCAACTTATCATTTGCTTGGCGTATATGCCCCTGAATTAGTGAAAACCTATGCTGAAACCGCTATTGCACTAGGTCATCAACATACTTTTGTAGTTCATGGGGCGGGTCTAGATGAAGTCGCTGTACACGGCGAAACCCAAGTCGCTGAAATTAAAAACGGCAAAATTGACTACTTCACTTTAACCCCAGAAGACTTTGGTTTAAAAACACAATCTTTAGAAAGTTTACGTGGTGGCGAACCGCAAGAAAATGCTCAATATCTGACCGCACTTTTACAAGGTAAAGGTAAAGCTGAACACGCTAATGCAGTAGCGGCGAATGTGGCATTATTGTTGAAATTATTTGGTCATGATGACTTAAAACAAAATGTTCAACATGTGTTGGCTCATCTTACATCAGGTAAAGCGTTTGAGACATTACAACATTTAACAAGATATTAA
- a CDS encoding tautomerase family protein has protein sequence MITVYGLKEVLAPRRQDIAEVIYNCLNLGLDIPRGKHAIRFLCLDKEDFLYPIDRNDDYTVIEINLMQGRMEGTKKRLIKMLFSELEYKIGIKSHNVEITIKEQPAHCWGFRGMTGDEARDLDYDIYV, from the coding sequence ATGATTACCGTATATGGATTAAAAGAAGTGCTAGCACCTCGTCGTCAAGATATTGCTGAAGTAATTTATAACTGTTTAAACCTTGGTTTAGACATTCCTCGCGGAAAACATGCAATTCGTTTTTTATGTTTAGATAAAGAAGATTTCCTTTATCCTATCGATCGTAACGATGATTACACCGTTATTGAGATTAATCTCATGCAAGGTCGTATGGAAGGTACAAAAAAACGTTTAATCAAAATGCTCTTCAGCGAACTCGAATACAAAATTGGTATTAAATCTCACAACGTTGAAATTACGATTAAAGAACAACCTGCGCACTGCTGGGGCTTCCGTGGCATGACTGGTGATGAAGCACGCGATTTAGATTACGATATTTACGTATAA
- the trpCF gene encoding bifunctional indole-3-glycerol-phosphate synthase TrpC/phosphoribosylanthranilate isomerase TrpF: protein MITQDFTKPIDSATVLQKIVLDKAQWVKAKEAEFPLSQFKENIQKSDRSFYDALAKGTHQKPAYILECKKASPSKGLIRDEFNLDEIANVYKHYASAVSVLTDEKYFQGKFDYLPQVRDVVSQPVLCKDFMISEYQVYLARHYQADAILLMLSVVNDETYRILADLAHSLGMGVLTETSNEEEFERALALGAKIIGVNNRNLHDLTVDLNRVVELTQKYADRIPADARIISESGIYNHSQIRDLQKVAHGFLIGSSLMGSADLNNAVREVIFGENKVCGLTRTQDVKEVYANGALYGGLIFVEHSKRCVSLRQAQELVTASPLRFVGVFQNQEIDFIVKIAKQLQLYAVQLHGSETAEFITALRHQLPEEIQIWKAISVNTEAQSAVDFTDDLNITRYIFDSQSANQQGGTGKTFNWSLIPENLKHKIILAGGISPDNIEQAIKQGCLGVDLNSGIETAAGVKDSEKVRSVFKTILSN, encoded by the coding sequence ATGATCACGCAAGATTTCACCAAACCAATTGACTCTGCTACGGTACTGCAAAAAATCGTCTTAGACAAAGCACAATGGGTTAAGGCAAAGGAAGCTGAATTTCCGCTTTCACAATTTAAAGAAAACATTCAAAAATCTGACCGCTCTTTTTATGATGCGTTGGCTAAAGGCACCCATCAAAAGCCCGCTTATATTTTGGAATGTAAGAAAGCGTCCCCTTCTAAAGGATTAATTCGTGATGAATTTAATTTAGACGAAATCGCCAATGTGTATAAACATTATGCATCAGCTGTTTCGGTGCTAACGGATGAGAAATACTTCCAAGGTAAATTTGACTATTTGCCGCAAGTACGTGACGTTGTCTCACAACCTGTATTGTGCAAAGATTTTATGATCAGCGAATATCAGGTTTATCTCGCGCGCCACTATCAAGCTGATGCTATTTTATTGATGCTTTCGGTAGTAAATGACGAAACCTATCGCATACTGGCTGATCTGGCGCATTCTCTTGGCATGGGCGTATTGACGGAAACCAGCAACGAAGAAGAGTTTGAGCGTGCCCTTGCTTTAGGAGCAAAAATTATCGGCGTCAACAATCGTAATCTTCACGATCTCACCGTTGATTTAAACCGCGTGGTAGAACTCACACAAAAATATGCCGATCGTATCCCTGCTGATGCACGTATTATCAGCGAATCAGGGATTTATAATCACAGTCAAATTCGTGACTTGCAAAAGGTGGCACATGGCTTTTTAATCGGCAGCAGCCTAATGGGCAGCGCAGATTTAAATAATGCTGTGCGTGAAGTGATTTTTGGAGAAAATAAAGTATGCGGTTTAACTCGCACGCAAGATGTCAAAGAGGTTTACGCAAACGGAGCATTATACGGCGGCTTAATTTTCGTCGAACATTCAAAACGCTGTGTGAGCCTACGCCAAGCCCAAGAATTAGTGACAGCATCACCACTTCGTTTTGTGGGCGTATTCCAGAATCAAGAAATTGATTTTATTGTAAAAATCGCTAAACAATTGCAGCTTTATGCCGTTCAGCTACACGGTTCAGAAACCGCTGAATTTATTACCGCGCTCCGTCACCAACTACCTGAAGAAATACAGATTTGGAAAGCCATTTCGGTGAATACTGAAGCACAAAGTGCGGTTGATTTTACGGATGATTTAAATATCACTCGCTATATTTTCGATAGCCAATCTGCTAATCAACAAGGTGGCACAGGAAAAACCTTTAATTGGTCACTCATTCCTGAAAACTTGAAACACAAAATTATTTTGGCTGGAGGAATTTCACCCGACAATATTGAACAAGCCATTAAGCAAGGTTGCTTAGGTGTTGATCTCAATTCTGGTATAGAAACTGCCGCTGGCGTAAAAGACAGCGAAAAAGTGCGGTCAGTTTTTAAGACGATTTTGTCAAATTAA